From Glycine soja cultivar W05 chromosome 4, ASM419377v2, whole genome shotgun sequence, the proteins below share one genomic window:
- the LOC114410652 gene encoding uncharacterized protein LOC114410652, whose product MAPKKLSTKRSRRDAAAEGSNATPEDAISANSIPALRKGSIPGVTFDHMKLHVKLGVPHPLQQNLDKDKIKFVFPYRQIMNFEVVDGGLVCSTEEMPKNNDDCYIVNAAVYVGY is encoded by the exons atggctccgaagaaACTCTCCACGAAGAGGTCTAGAAGAGACGCCGCAGCGGAAGGGTCCAATGCcacccccga AGATGCAATTTCTGCCAATTCAATTCCAGCTTTACGTAAAG GTAGCATCCCTGGTGTTACATTTGATCACATGAAATTACATGTCAAACTGGGGGTGCCTCATCCTCTGCAACAAAACTTGGACAAGGATAAAATTAAGTTTGTGTTTCCATA CAGACAAATCATGAACTTTGAAGTAGTGGATGGTGGACTTGTGTGCTCAACTGAAGAAATGCCAAAAAACAACGATGATTGCTACATTGTTAATGCTGCTGTATATGTTGGCTACTAG
- the LOC114409494 gene encoding putative calcium-binding protein CML19 — MRVSAEFERVLKYFDEDGDGKISPSELRNRLCMMGGELLFKDAEKLIEELDSDGDGFLSLEDFVKIMEAAGEDEKLKDLAEAFEMYHDTEMLGFITPKSLQRMLNRLGESKSMEQCRAMIGHFDLNGDGVLSFDEFGVMMQ, encoded by the coding sequence ATGAGAGTGAGCGCAGAGTTTGAGCGTGTTCTCAAGTATTTCGATGAAGATGGGGATGGTAAGATTTCCCCATCTGAGCTTAGGAACCGGCTATGCATGATGGGTGGTGAGTTATTGTTCAAAGACGCTGAAAAGTTGATTGAGGAATTGGATTCTGACGGTGATGGGTTTTTGAGTTTGGAAGATTTTGTGAAGATAATGGAGGCAGCAGGGGAAGATGAGAAGTTGAAGGATTTGGCGGAAGCTTTTGAGATGTACCATGACACTGAAATGCTTGGGTTTATTACACCCAAAAGCTTGCAAAGGATGCTGAATAGGTTGGGAGAATCAAAATCCATGGAGCAATGCAGAGCAATGATTGGCCATTTTGATTTGAATGGAGATGGCGTGCTTAGCTTTGATGAATTTGGAGTGATGATGCAGTGa